One Desmodus rotundus isolate HL8 chromosome 4, HLdesRot8A.1, whole genome shotgun sequence DNA segment encodes these proteins:
- the LOC139440880 gene encoding putative ankyrin repeat domain-containing protein 20A5, translating to MKKIFGFGGRKGLPTSSGRKSVEFTSPYGYQIQEKDLGKIHRAATVGNVAKVKQILLLRLNGVDDTDRRNRTALHLACANGHAGVVTLLAKRKCQLNVVDNENKTPLIKAVQCQEEECATLLLDRGADPNMMDIYGNTALHHAVLGQNTAIVAKLISHKANMKAINKDGFTPLTLAVSKKKEQMVEVLVKEAAEVNPLERTALHSACDTGNTAEVNLLADSKILLNLVDIENKTPLIRVCSSQLCQQEMDLFPY from the exons ATGAAGAAGATTTTTGGCTTTGGGGGTAGGAAGGGCTTGCCCACCAGCTCAGGAAGAAAGAGCGTGGAATTTACCTCGCCGTACGGTTACCAGATCCAAGAAAAAGATCTGGGAAAGATCCACAGAGCTGCCACGGTGGGCAACGTGGCAAAAGTGAAACAGATTCTATTGCTCCGGCTAAATGGTGTGGATGACACAGACAGGAGGAACAG GACTGCCCTGCATTTGGCCTGTGCCAATGGCCATGCGGGAGTGGTCACTCTCCTAGCAAAGAGAAAATGCCAGTTGAACGTCGTTGACAATGAAAACAAGACACCTCTGATTAAG GCTgtccaatgccaggaagaggaATGTGCAACTCTTCTGCTAGACCGTGGTGCCGACCCCAACATGATGGACATCTATGGCAACACTGCTCTCCACCACGCTGTCCTTGGTCAGAATACAGCTATAGTAGCAAAGCTGATTTCACACAAAGCAAATATGAAAGCAATAAACAAG GATGGCTTCACACCACTTACACTTGCTGTaagtaaaaagaaagagcaaatggTGGAAGTTTTAGTAAAGGAAGCTGCAGAAGTCAATCCATTGGAAAG GACTGCTCTCCATTCGGCCTGTGACACTGGCAATACTGCAGAGGTCAATCTCCTAGCTGATAGCAAAATCCTGTTGAACCTTGTTGACATTGAAAACAAGACACCTCTGATTAGGGTATGTAGTAGCCAACTATGTCAACAGGAGATGGATTTATTTCCTTactag